One region of Candidatus Hydrogenedentota bacterium genomic DNA includes:
- a CDS encoding glycosyltransferase: MNSDSPLLSLVIPVFNESASLEELYSRTTAVLDNLGSSWEVITVDDGSQDNSLRLMRDLREKDKRWRVIQLSRNFGQTAALYAGFSQAQGQYILMMDADLQVYPEDIPLLYEKLVDGCDMVSGWRINRKDSFFRKGVSFLLNRYTERVTGFKFHDHGCSLKGFSRTMVDHMLEFSHRCRYLPVDAAMLGGRAEEVKVRHAERKHGSSKYSILKLLRTGFDMLTSVTIIPLQMVGILGGLCAVAGFLMGMRVLYFRLVYGNIQQLESIIAAFFFLSGMQLMVTGLMCEYVGRIYIETQRKPLY; the protein is encoded by the coding sequence ATGAATAGTGATTCCCCCCTATTGTCACTTGTGATTCCTGTATTTAATGAATCTGCGAGTCTGGAGGAATTGTATAGCCGCACGACGGCGGTTTTGGACAATTTGGGATCATCGTGGGAAGTTATTACCGTTGATGACGGCAGTCAAGATAACTCACTGCGCCTAATGCGCGATTTACGGGAAAAAGATAAACGGTGGCGTGTTATCCAGCTGTCCCGAAATTTCGGACAAACCGCCGCACTCTATGCGGGCTTTTCTCAGGCGCAGGGTCAATATATTCTTATGATGGATGCTGATTTACAAGTCTATCCCGAAGATATTCCTCTGCTCTATGAAAAACTTGTCGACGGTTGCGATATGGTCAGCGGCTGGCGAATTAATCGAAAAGACAGTTTCTTCCGTAAAGGTGTATCCTTTTTATTGAATCGCTACACCGAACGGGTTACCGGCTTTAAATTTCATGATCATGGTTGTTCGCTCAAGGGATTCAGCCGCACGATGGTTGATCACATGCTGGAGTTTTCTCATCGATGCCGGTATCTGCCTGTGGATGCTGCCATGCTGGGCGGCCGTGCGGAAGAGGTGAAGGTGCGTCACGCTGAACGCAAACACGGCAGCAGCAAATACAGCATCCTTAAATTGCTGCGCACCGGTTTCGACATGCTTACTTCCGTGACCATTATACCCTTGCAAATGGTGGGTATCTTAGGCGGGCTTTGTGCCGTTGCCGGATTTTTGATGGGCATGCGTGTCCTTTATTTTCGCTTGGTTTACGGTAATATTCAACAGTTGGAATCAATTATTGCCGCGTTTTTCTTTTTGAGCGGCATGCAACTGATGGTTACGGGTTTGATGTGTGAATATGTGGGGCGTATTTACATAGAGACCCAACGCAAACCTTTATAT